A section of the Paenibacillus yonginensis genome encodes:
- the tkt gene encoding transketolase — translation MSSIAQNKEIDALSITTIRTLAIDAIEKANSGHPGMPMGSAPMGYQLFAKTMNHNPANPTWINRDRFVLSAGHGSMLLYSLLHLSGYDLSLEDLKQFRQWGSKTPGHPEFGHTAGVDATTGPLGQGIAMAVGMAMAEQHLAATYNKGDFKVVDHYTYGICGDGDLMEGVSAEAASLAGHLKLGKLIFLYDSNDITLDGKANLSFSENVRQRFDAYGWQTLFVEDGNDLDAIAAAIEEAKKDTARPTLIEVKTVIGYGSPNKQGIGGHGGTHGSPLGKDEAKLTKEFYKWVYEEDFYVPQEVRDHFAEVKEKGAKVNKTWDEQFAKYKAEFPELAKQFELAISGQLPEGWDKDLPKYSKDDKAVSTRVASGNALNGLAPNVPNLAGGSADLESSTMTHLKGLTNFAPGSYEGRNIYFGVREFGMATAMNGIALHSGIKVFGGTFFVFTDYLRPAVRLASLMKLPVTYVLTHDSIAVGEDGPTHEPIEQLASLRIIPGLTVIRPADGNETSAAWAYAVENTSNPVALVLTRQNLPILENTAELAREGIKRGGYVVSDAKDGKPVAQLIATGSEVQLAVKAQAKLAEEGIQVRVVSLPSFDLFEKQDKAYKDSVILPDVKARVAIEMASPFGWERYAGESGKILGIDTFGASAPGDKVIAEYGFTVENVVKLVKEQL, via the coding sequence ATGAGTTCAATTGCACAGAACAAAGAAATCGATGCCTTGTCGATCACAACGATCCGTACTTTGGCTATCGACGCTATCGAGAAAGCTAATTCCGGACATCCAGGTATGCCAATGGGCTCCGCGCCAATGGGCTACCAATTGTTTGCAAAAACAATGAATCACAACCCGGCTAATCCGACATGGATCAACCGTGACCGTTTCGTTTTGTCTGCAGGACATGGTTCCATGCTCCTTTACAGCTTGCTGCACCTGAGCGGCTATGATCTTTCTTTGGAAGATTTGAAACAATTCCGTCAATGGGGAAGTAAAACTCCAGGCCACCCAGAGTTTGGCCACACTGCCGGTGTAGACGCTACTACAGGCCCGCTGGGCCAAGGTATTGCAATGGCGGTAGGTATGGCAATGGCAGAACAGCATCTGGCTGCTACTTACAACAAAGGCGACTTCAAAGTAGTCGATCATTATACTTACGGCATTTGCGGCGACGGCGATTTGATGGAAGGCGTTTCTGCTGAAGCGGCATCCCTCGCAGGCCACCTGAAACTCGGCAAATTGATCTTCCTCTATGACTCTAACGATATTACTTTGGACGGTAAAGCAAACCTGAGCTTCTCCGAAAACGTAAGACAACGTTTCGACGCTTACGGCTGGCAAACCCTGTTCGTAGAAGACGGCAATGATCTGGACGCTATCGCAGCTGCTATCGAAGAAGCGAAAAAAGATACAGCTCGTCCTACTCTGATCGAAGTTAAAACCGTAATCGGCTACGGCAGTCCGAACAAACAAGGCATCGGCGGCCACGGCGGTACTCACGGTTCTCCGCTGGGTAAAGACGAAGCCAAACTGACTAAAGAATTCTACAAATGGGTTTACGAAGAAGATTTCTACGTTCCGCAAGAAGTCCGCGACCATTTTGCAGAAGTGAAAGAAAAAGGCGCAAAGGTCAACAAAACTTGGGATGAGCAGTTTGCGAAATACAAAGCTGAATTCCCAGAATTGGCTAAACAATTCGAACTGGCTATTTCCGGCCAATTGCCAGAAGGCTGGGACAAAGACCTGCCTAAATACAGCAAAGATGACAAAGCGGTTTCCACTCGCGTGGCTTCCGGTAACGCTTTGAACGGCCTGGCTCCTAACGTGCCTAACCTGGCCGGCGGTTCCGCTGACCTTGAAAGCTCCACAATGACTCACCTGAAAGGTCTTACGAACTTCGCTCCAGGCAGCTACGAAGGCCGCAATATTTACTTCGGCGTTCGTGAGTTCGGTATGGCTACAGCTATGAACGGTATCGCTTTGCACAGCGGTATTAAAGTATTCGGCGGTACATTCTTTGTATTCACCGACTACCTGCGTCCGGCTGTTCGTCTGGCAAGCTTGATGAAGCTGCCTGTAACTTACGTTCTTACGCATGACAGTATCGCTGTCGGCGAAGACGGTCCTACGCATGAACCAATCGAACAACTGGCTTCCCTGCGTATTATTCCAGGTTTGACTGTCATCCGTCCTGCTGACGGCAATGAAACTTCCGCAGCATGGGCTTATGCGGTTGAGAATACATCAAACCCGGTTGCTCTGGTTCTGACTCGTCAAAACCTGCCTATTCTTGAGAACACGGCTGAGCTTGCTCGCGAAGGCATCAAACGCGGCGGTTATGTCGTATCCGATGCAAAAGACGGCAAACCGGTTGCTCAATTGATCGCAACAGGTTCCGAAGTTCAACTGGCTGTTAAAGCACAAGCCAAATTGGCAGAGGAAGGCATCCAAGTACGTGTTGTCAGCCTGCCAAGCTTCGACCTCTTCGAAAAACAAGATAAAGCTTATAAAGATTCCGTAATTCTTCCGGACGTTAAAGCCCGCGTAGCCATCGAAATGGCTTCTCCGTTCGGCTGGGAACGTTATGCTGGCGAAAGCGGCAAAATCCTCGGTATCGACACCTTCGGTGCTTCCGCCCCTGGCGACAAAGTCATCGCAGAATACGGCTTTACCGTTGAAAATGTCGTGAAGCTGGTTAAAGAACAGTTGTAA
- a CDS encoding NAD(P)-dependent oxidoreductase, which yields MKKIGFIGLGTMGAPMASNLLKQGYPVTVYNRSTAKAEALSQEGAAVALTPREAAAGQDVVITMVSDDSSIAAVYDGQDGLLAGLAEGAVVIDSSTISPALSKQLAEKVAAKGGSFLDAPVTGSKPAAIDGTLVFMVGGPAETVEAQRDLFDTMGKKVLHMGDNGTGSIAKLAHNTIVGINNLALAEGFAMASKAGLPVDTFLELVQLGSAGSKAADLKGLKIIEHNFDNQFSLALMLKDLKLASSLNDGAGMPSPMLNLAKSLFQAGQTQGYGDEDLSAVVKVYEQWIGHRIADNQK from the coding sequence ATGAAAAAAATCGGATTTATCGGTCTTGGCACTATGGGAGCTCCTATGGCCTCCAATCTTCTGAAGCAAGGATACCCCGTTACCGTTTATAACCGCTCAACCGCCAAAGCGGAAGCTTTGTCCCAAGAAGGAGCGGCTGTTGCCCTCACTCCCCGTGAAGCTGCAGCCGGTCAAGACGTTGTCATTACAATGGTCAGCGATGACAGTTCCATCGCAGCCGTTTATGACGGTCAGGACGGCCTGCTTGCCGGACTTGCGGAAGGTGCCGTCGTAATCGACTCCAGCACTATTTCCCCAGCCCTGTCCAAACAGCTTGCCGAGAAGGTCGCCGCCAAAGGCGGAAGCTTCCTCGACGCGCCGGTCACGGGCAGCAAACCTGCGGCTATTGACGGCACGCTGGTCTTTATGGTCGGCGGACCTGCTGAAACCGTAGAGGCGCAGCGGGATCTTTTTGACACGATGGGCAAAAAGGTCCTGCACATGGGCGACAACGGTACAGGTTCAATCGCCAAGCTGGCTCATAACACCATCGTAGGCATCAATAACCTGGCACTCGCCGAAGGTTTTGCCATGGCTTCCAAAGCCGGTCTGCCGGTCGATACATTCCTGGAGCTCGTTCAGCTCGGTTCTGCAGGCAGCAAAGCCGCAGATTTGAAAGGGCTCAAAATCATTGAACATAATTTCGACAACCAATTCTCCCTCGCTTTGATGCTGAAGGACCTGAAATTGGCTTCCTCGCTGAACGACGGAGCCGGAATGCCTTCGCCAATGCTGAACCTGGCCAAATCCTTGTTCCAGGCTGGACAAACCCAAGGTTACGGCGACGAGGATCTCTCCGCTGTCGTTAAAGTCTACGAGCAGTGGATCGGACATCGGATCGCGGATAACCAGAAGTAA
- a CDS encoding glucose-6-phosphate isomerase, translating to MSKQVSFDYSKALSFVNQHEIDNLAEPIRLAHEQLHKGTGAGSDYLGWIDLPTAYDKEEFARIQQAAKKIQSDSEVLIVIGIGGSYLGARAAIEALQHSFYNLLPKDKRKTPEIYFAGNNISSTYVTHLLDLIEGKDFSVNVISKSGTTTEPAIAFRIFRKALEEKYGKEEARKRIYATTDRERGALKKLANEEGYESFVIPDDVGGRYSVLTAVGLLPIAAAGINIEEMMKGAADAAKEYSNPNVAENGAYQYAAVRNALYRKGKVTEILVNYEPSLHYVSEWWKQLYGESEGKDYKGIYPASVDFSTDLHSMGQFIQEGNRNIFETVIQVEEAKAHITIEEDPADLDGLNFLTGKTMDFVNKKAFQGTLLAHTDGQVPNLIVNVKDMSPYSFGYLVYFFEKACGVSGYLSGVNPFDQPGVEAYKKNMFALLGKPGYEKEKAELEARLTE from the coding sequence ATGTCTAAACAAGTTAGTTTTGATTACAGCAAAGCCCTTTCGTTCGTAAACCAACATGAAATCGATAATTTGGCAGAGCCTATTCGTCTGGCTCATGAGCAGCTGCATAAAGGCACTGGCGCAGGTTCCGACTACCTGGGCTGGATTGACCTGCCTACAGCTTATGACAAAGAAGAATTCGCCCGCATTCAGCAGGCTGCCAAGAAGATCCAAAGCGATTCCGAAGTTCTGATCGTAATCGGCATCGGCGGTTCTTACTTGGGCGCACGCGCAGCAATCGAAGCGTTGCAGCATTCTTTCTACAACCTGCTTCCTAAAGACAAACGGAAAACACCAGAAATCTATTTTGCCGGCAACAACATCAGCTCCACTTATGTAACGCATCTGCTGGACCTGATCGAAGGCAAAGATTTCTCGGTTAACGTCATTTCCAAATCCGGTACAACAACTGAACCTGCGATCGCTTTCCGTATCTTCCGCAAAGCTTTGGAAGAGAAATACGGTAAAGAAGAAGCCCGCAAACGGATCTACGCAACAACGGACCGCGAAAGAGGCGCGCTGAAGAAACTGGCTAATGAAGAAGGCTACGAAAGCTTCGTCATTCCTGATGATGTAGGCGGACGTTATTCTGTTCTTACCGCTGTAGGTTTGCTGCCAATCGCGGCTGCCGGCATCAACATCGAAGAAATGATGAAGGGTGCGGCAGACGCGGCTAAAGAATACAGCAACCCTAACGTGGCCGAGAACGGCGCCTACCAATATGCAGCTGTCCGCAACGCTTTGTACCGCAAAGGCAAAGTCACTGAAATTCTGGTGAACTACGAGCCATCCCTGCACTATGTTTCCGAATGGTGGAAGCAGCTGTACGGCGAAAGCGAAGGCAAAGACTACAAAGGCATTTATCCGGCTTCCGTAGACTTCTCGACGGACCTTCACTCGATGGGCCAATTCATCCAGGAAGGCAACCGAAACATCTTTGAAACCGTCATCCAGGTTGAAGAAGCTAAAGCCCATATCACGATCGAAGAAGATCCGGCCGATCTGGATGGATTGAACTTCCTGACTGGCAAAACGATGGACTTCGTTAACAAAAAAGCGTTCCAAGGAACGCTGCTGGCGCACACGGACGGTCAAGTGCCTAACCTGATCGTAAACGTGAAAGACATGAGCCCGTATTCCTTCGGCTACCTCGTTTATTTCTTCGAGAAAGCCTGCGGCGTGAGCGGCTACTTGTCCGGCGTTAACCCATTTGACCAGCCGGGCGTTGAAGCTTACAAGAAAAACATGTTTGCCCTGCTTGGCAAACCAGGCTACGAGAAAGAAAAAGCCGAGCTGGAAGCCAGACTTACCGAGTAG
- a CDS encoding YigZ family protein has protein sequence MLTTYKTVRREGSKEIVIKKSRFIGHIRPVETEEEAVAFIEEIKKQHWNATHNCSAYMIGERDEIQKQSDDGEPSGTAGKPILEVIRNQGLKNVAIVVTRYFGGILLGAGGLIRAYTDGAVAAIEAGDPIIRVLHREIVVELDYTWLGKVENELRNRGIRMGQTEFTDKVRLTCLPLEPEAEQFKAWMTDLTQGQSQITEGESIFYIEGE, from the coding sequence ATGCTTACTACATACAAAACGGTCCGCCGCGAAGGCAGCAAAGAAATTGTCATCAAGAAATCGAGATTTATCGGACATATCCGGCCTGTGGAGACGGAGGAAGAAGCGGTCGCTTTCATCGAAGAAATCAAGAAGCAGCATTGGAACGCTACACATAACTGCTCAGCTTACATGATTGGCGAGCGGGATGAAATTCAGAAGCAGTCGGATGATGGAGAGCCGAGCGGAACGGCGGGTAAACCTATTTTGGAGGTGATCAGAAATCAGGGGCTCAAAAATGTCGCAATCGTAGTTACCCGTTATTTTGGCGGAATCCTGCTAGGGGCTGGAGGCCTTATCCGGGCCTATACGGACGGAGCCGTCGCAGCTATTGAAGCTGGAGATCCAATTATTCGTGTACTGCACCGCGAAATTGTTGTAGAATTGGACTATACCTGGTTGGGCAAAGTCGAGAATGAGCTGAGAAATCGGGGAATCCGAATGGGACAAACCGAATTCACCGACAAAGTGAGACTCACTTGCCTTCCGCTTGAGCCTGAGGCCGAGCAGTTTAAAGCATGGATGACCGATTTGACACAAGGACAGTCTCAGATTACGGAAGGTGAAAGCATCTTTTATATCGAAGGAGAGTAG
- a CDS encoding TetR/AcrR family transcriptional regulator, whose protein sequence is MARRAVEHELTRERIMEAARHLFITKGYRSISMRSIGQHLGYSHGSLYYHFKEKAELFYAIVIQDFHHVALLFDQVMERPLEPGLTRIEQLMLEFIKFGLDHPHQYEIMFMLRDEEILAYCRSEQTKCYEHFASIVRKHLKEEGHPLRNHVTIPHHMFLSLNGFISNHIQGRVSFEEIKPSAIAHVQFLNYNINAG, encoded by the coding sequence ATGGCGAGAAGAGCAGTAGAACATGAATTGACGAGAGAGAGGATCATGGAGGCAGCCAGGCATTTGTTTATTACCAAAGGATACCGATCGATTTCCATGCGAAGCATCGGTCAGCATCTGGGCTACAGTCATGGTTCGCTGTATTATCATTTTAAGGAAAAAGCCGAGTTGTTTTACGCGATTGTCATCCAGGATTTTCACCATGTTGCCCTGCTGTTTGACCAGGTTATGGAGAGGCCGCTGGAGCCGGGTTTAACTCGAATTGAGCAGCTGATGCTGGAATTTATCAAATTTGGTTTGGATCACCCGCATCAATACGAAATCATGTTTATGCTTCGGGACGAGGAGATTCTGGCTTACTGCAGATCCGAACAAACCAAATGCTATGAGCATTTCGCCTCGATCGTCCGCAAGCATTTGAAGGAAGAAGGACACCCGCTTCGGAATCATGTTACAATCCCACATCATATGTTCCTCAGTTTGAACGGATTTATTTCCAACCATATTCAAGGCCGGGTGAGTTTTGAGGAGATCAAACCTTCAGCCATTGCACACGTTCAATTTCTGAACTACAACATCAATGCCGGATAA
- a CDS encoding sulfate/molybdate ABC transporter ATP-binding protein: MHVEVRHLDKHFGDFHAVKDVSFEIEKGKLIGLLGPSGGGKTSILRMLAGLEQPDQGDILFHGERVNRLSPQDRGIGFVFQSYALFRHMTVFDNIAFGLKIKKLAKAQIRERVMELVELTGLKGFEKRLPHQLSGGQRQRVAFARALAPSPQLLLLDEPFAAIDAKIRQELRSWLRELIDEVGITSIFVTHDQEEAIEVADEIMIINQGKLEQKGTPWDLYKEPNTPFVASFIGQSTLVEHAAALKGFEEESGGGSTQALIRPEYIEIGPESEFALLSATAGGVVKHLHFRGSEWLVEVEVGGQSLTTFRSLEKENLEVGQEIRVLVHRAYLFNEERSWIAENPLKRDPFSVII, from the coding sequence ATGCATGTCGAAGTCCGGCATTTGGATAAACATTTTGGAGATTTCCATGCCGTCAAGGATGTCAGCTTTGAAATTGAAAAAGGAAAATTAATTGGTCTGCTGGGTCCAAGCGGCGGGGGGAAAACATCCATTCTCCGCATGCTGGCCGGCTTGGAGCAGCCGGATCAGGGAGATATTTTATTTCATGGCGAACGTGTAAACCGATTGAGCCCGCAGGATCGCGGCATTGGGTTTGTATTTCAAAGCTATGCCCTGTTTAGGCACATGACGGTTTTTGACAATATAGCGTTTGGACTAAAGATCAAGAAACTGGCAAAAGCCCAGATCCGGGAGCGGGTCATGGAGCTGGTTGAGCTGACGGGTCTTAAAGGTTTTGAAAAAAGACTTCCGCACCAGCTGTCCGGCGGACAGCGCCAGCGGGTTGCTTTTGCCCGCGCGCTTGCCCCGAGTCCCCAGCTGCTGCTGCTGGATGAACCTTTTGCGGCGATTGACGCCAAGATCAGGCAGGAGCTGCGCTCCTGGCTGCGCGAGCTGATCGATGAGGTTGGAATTACGTCCATCTTTGTAACCCACGATCAGGAGGAAGCCATCGAAGTGGCGGACGAAATTATGATTATCAATCAAGGAAAGCTTGAGCAGAAAGGCACTCCTTGGGATCTATATAAGGAGCCGAATACGCCGTTTGTGGCCTCTTTTATCGGTCAATCTACGCTGGTCGAGCATGCCGCCGCTTTAAAAGGGTTTGAAGAAGAATCCGGGGGCGGCAGCACACAGGCGTTGATCCGACCTGAATATATTGAAATTGGACCGGAATCCGAGTTTGCGCTGCTTTCGGCAACGGCCGGCGGAGTGGTCAAGCACCTGCATTTCCGCGGCAGCGAGTGGCTGGTGGAAGTCGAGGTTGGCGGACAATCGCTGACGACCTTCCGCTCGCTGGAGAAAGAAAATCTGGAGGTTGGACAGGAAATCCGAGTGCTTGTTCACCGTGCTTACCTGTTTAATGAAGAGCGCAGCTGGATTGCCGAAAATCCGCTGAAACGGGACCCGTTCAGCGTTATCATTTAA
- a CDS encoding ABC transporter permease — MTSLNKTQSNRPLAETLRLNTARETARKVWAQLRPRRDLEQTGERSRTASSFWVMVEKECGDHFRSWRFGILMAIIVLACIGSIYAAVTAIRSGDAAAKDASGTSDTFLFLKMYTLTSSSLAVPSFSTFLSWLGPLIGITLGFDAVNSERNKGTLGRLLSQPIYRDDFIKAKFVSALFVITVVVFSLGFLVMGLGLFTIGYPPTPEEFLRIIVFLLMAVIYIGFWLNLSILFSIRFRQAATSALSSIAIWLFFTIFYSMIINMIDSATAVAQTAAPETQLNHINFILTLNRISPTELFSETITTMLSPGVRSLGPLTMDQLVGAIASPLSLGQSLLLIWPQLTGLLAATIICFGLSYVLFMRQEVRSRV, encoded by the coding sequence ATGACTTCCTTGAACAAAACGCAGTCGAACCGTCCGCTTGCCGAAACGCTGCGGCTGAATACGGCTCGGGAGACGGCAAGGAAGGTCTGGGCACAGCTTCGTCCCCGCCGCGATCTGGAGCAGACGGGTGAACGCTCCCGCACTGCTTCCTCCTTTTGGGTGATGGTGGAGAAAGAATGCGGCGACCATTTCCGAAGCTGGCGTTTTGGCATCTTGATGGCCATTATTGTGCTGGCCTGCATCGGCTCCATTTATGCAGCGGTTACCGCCATCCGCTCCGGCGATGCAGCTGCCAAAGACGCTTCCGGCACCAGCGATACATTTTTATTTCTAAAAATGTATACCTTAACGAGTTCGTCGCTGGCCGTGCCGTCCTTCTCCACGTTCCTGTCCTGGCTTGGCCCTTTGATCGGGATTACGCTTGGTTTTGACGCCGTCAACTCCGAGCGGAACAAAGGCACCTTGGGGCGGCTGTTGTCGCAGCCCATTTACAGGGACGACTTCATCAAAGCCAAATTTGTTTCCGCCCTGTTCGTCATCACCGTTGTTGTTTTTTCGCTTGGTTTTCTGGTGATGGGGCTGGGATTGTTTACGATCGGGTATCCGCCTACGCCGGAGGAGTTTTTGCGGATTATTGTTTTCCTGCTGATGGCTGTCATCTATATCGGCTTCTGGCTGAACCTGTCGATCCTCTTCTCAATCCGCTTCCGGCAGGCGGCGACTTCAGCTTTGTCTTCAATCGCCATCTGGCTGTTTTTCACTATTTTTTACAGCATGATCATCAACATGATCGACAGCGCGACGGCGGTAGCGCAAACGGCGGCGCCGGAAACCCAGCTGAACCATATCAACTTCATCTTGACGCTGAACCGGATTTCGCCGACGGAGCTGTTCTCGGAGACCATAACGACCATGCTTTCGCCCGGCGTTCGTTCGCTGGGCCCGCTGACCATGGATCAGCTCGTCGGAGCGATTGCCAGCCCTCTGTCGCTGGGGCAAAGCCTGCTGCTGATTTGGCCGCAGCTGACCGGTCTGCTCGCCGCAACGATTATTTGCTTTGGTCTGTCGTATGTTCTGTTCATGCGTCAGGAAGTCCGTTCCAGAGTGTAA
- a CDS encoding ABC transporter ATP-binding protein — protein MTAGMTPTPAAAAAPPAEAPVIELKGLTKKYGATTAVNHLNLTISRGEIFGLLGPNGAGKTTTILMMLGLTEPTSGQARICGLNPAREALKVKRKVGYLPDDIGFYEDRTALDNLIYTARLNGISREEAVVKAAALLDKTGLSEHAGKKVGAFSRGMRQRLGLADVLIKTPEVIILDEPTLGIDPEGVRELLALISALSRDEQLTVLLSSHHLHQVQQICDRVGLFVQGQLIAAGDIRSLSEQLDEDGNYYVEVGVKEWLEPLDKAISALEGVTEIRRPAAGNRMEHGPIATIVCDRDLTAQIAEAVIHSGAELFYIRRKEYGLDDIYHRYFERREES, from the coding sequence ATGACCGCCGGCATGACACCCACTCCGGCTGCTGCAGCCGCGCCGCCTGCTGAGGCGCCTGTTATTGAGCTCAAAGGACTGACCAAGAAATACGGGGCTACGACTGCTGTGAATCATTTGAATTTAACGATCTCCCGGGGTGAAATCTTCGGGCTGCTTGGTCCCAACGGCGCCGGAAAAACGACCACTATTTTGATGATGCTTGGACTAACCGAGCCTACTTCCGGCCAAGCCAGAATATGCGGGCTTAACCCGGCCAGGGAAGCGCTGAAGGTGAAACGCAAAGTTGGTTACCTGCCGGACGACATCGGCTTTTACGAAGACAGAACCGCTTTGGATAATTTGATCTATACCGCCAGACTGAACGGGATCTCCAGGGAGGAGGCGGTTGTCAAAGCCGCCGCCCTGCTTGATAAGACCGGCTTGTCTGAACATGCGGGCAAAAAGGTAGGGGCATTTTCCCGCGGGATGCGGCAGCGGCTCGGACTCGCGGACGTGCTGATCAAAACTCCCGAGGTCATCATCCTCGACGAGCCGACACTTGGGATTGACCCCGAAGGGGTGCGCGAGCTGCTTGCGCTGATCTCGGCGCTCAGCCGCGATGAGCAGCTGACCGTACTGCTGTCCTCCCACCATCTGCATCAGGTGCAGCAAATCTGCGACAGGGTCGGCCTGTTCGTTCAAGGCCAATTGATCGCCGCCGGCGACATCCGCTCTTTGTCCGAGCAGCTTGACGAAGACGGCAATTATTATGTTGAGGTTGGGGTCAAAGAGTGGCTGGAGCCGCTGGACAAAGCCATTTCCGCCCTGGAAGGGGTAACCGAAATCCGCAGGCCGGCAGCCGGGAACCGGATGGAACACGGCCCGATTGCCACGATCGTCTGCGACCGCGACTTGACGGCGCAAATCGCCGAAGCTGTCATTCACAGCGGGGCGGAGCTCTTTTACATCCGCCGCAAGGAATACGGTCTGGACGACATTTACCACCGCTATTTTGAAAGGAGAGAGGAGTCATGA
- a CDS encoding NEW3 domain-containing protein has translation MLVSLRKAALSIMVLFIALGGSVLAETPRAAAAGALELYTPYLEWSAAPGETVSYSVDLVNHGSATASADISLETQNSDWKYNLSAGGREISRIAVKPGETQTFSLDLDVPLKINKGRYSFTLKADQASLPLVVNVSEQGTFKTEFTLDQANMEGYSDSTFTYSAVLRNRTLQKQTYALSAGAEDGWDVRFQLDSNSVTSVEVDPNSEKTISIQVKPPEQVKAGTYKIPLSATSGDTTANASIEAVVTGTYDMKFSTSDDVLSTDVKAGAERKLTLVVQNTGSAELQDLSFSSNTPTDWSVSFEPSSISSIAPGESKQVQATIKSSSKALSGDYVVSLTASSASKSANADIRVTVKSSVLWGWVGILIILVVIAGIYYLFRKFGRR, from the coding sequence ATGCTTGTATCCTTACGAAAAGCGGCGCTGTCCATCATGGTCCTGTTCATCGCCTTGGGCGGCAGCGTTCTGGCTGAAACACCCCGCGCTGCGGCAGCAGGGGCGCTGGAATTATATACTCCCTATTTGGAATGGTCGGCTGCGCCCGGAGAAACCGTGTCCTATTCGGTGGATCTCGTCAATCACGGGTCGGCTACCGCTTCCGCCGATATTTCTCTTGAAACCCAAAACAGCGACTGGAAATACAATTTGTCCGCAGGCGGCCGGGAAATTTCCCGCATTGCCGTAAAGCCGGGCGAAACGCAAACCTTTAGTCTCGATCTGGACGTGCCGCTCAAGATCAACAAAGGCCGATACTCCTTCACTCTTAAAGCGGACCAGGCATCGCTTCCGCTGGTGGTCAACGTTTCCGAGCAAGGAACCTTTAAAACAGAATTTACGCTGGATCAAGCCAATATGGAAGGTTATTCGGACTCCACATTTACTTACAGTGCGGTGCTCCGGAACCGGACGCTTCAGAAACAAACCTACGCCTTGAGCGCCGGAGCCGAAGACGGCTGGGACGTCCGCTTCCAGCTCGACAGCAACAGCGTGACTTCGGTTGAGGTCGATCCGAATTCAGAGAAGACGATTTCGATTCAGGTCAAACCGCCGGAACAGGTCAAAGCCGGCACCTACAAAATTCCGCTTTCGGCCACCAGCGGCGATACGACGGCCAATGCCAGCATTGAAGCCGTGGTAACCGGTACGTATGATATGAAATTTTCCACATCGGACGATGTCCTGAGCACGGACGTCAAAGCCGGTGCGGAGCGCAAGCTGACACTGGTCGTGCAAAATACCGGCTCCGCCGAGCTGCAGGACTTGTCTTTCTCATCCAACACACCAACGGATTGGTCAGTTTCCTTTGAACCTTCCTCCATCAGCTCTATTGCCCCGGGAGAAAGCAAACAGGTGCAGGCTACGATTAAATCCAGCAGCAAAGCCCTTTCCGGCGACTATGTCGTCAGCCTGACGGCGTCTTCAGCCAGCAAAAGCGCCAACGCGGATATCCGGGTGACGGTTAAATCATCGGTATTATGGGGATGGGTGGGGATTCTCATCATACTGGTTGTCATCGCCGGCATTTATTATCTGTTCCGGAAGTTCGGGAGAAGATAA
- a CDS encoding RNA polymerase sigma factor: protein MDLQNEEMAGLLREMCSGSVKAFDAFYAHYAPFVLQVALRLAGDRMEAEDICHEVFLEVLRKGGAYDKGRGSIRAWLAVLTRSRSIDRLRRKSRLQYPGDEALEAEAGGVSGSGEDEALSRLEREALQTAIYALPEPQKKAIMGSYYSLQTQREMSEAWNVPIGTVKSWVRYGLGNLRRQMEKQGWGDQLEGGSRHERTDRSQ from the coding sequence ATGGACCTGCAAAATGAAGAGATGGCCGGGCTGCTGCGCGAAATGTGCAGCGGTTCGGTGAAAGCATTTGACGCGTTTTATGCCCATTATGCTCCATTTGTGCTGCAGGTGGCCTTGCGCCTGGCAGGAGACCGGATGGAAGCGGAGGATATCTGCCACGAAGTATTTTTGGAAGTGCTCCGCAAAGGGGGAGCTTACGATAAGGGGCGCGGGTCGATCAGAGCCTGGCTGGCGGTTTTGACGCGCAGCCGCAGCATCGACCGGCTGCGCCGCAAATCGCGGCTGCAGTATCCGGGAGACGAAGCGCTGGAAGCGGAAGCCGGCGGCGTCTCCGGCTCGGGTGAAGACGAAGCGCTGTCCAGGCTGGAACGCGAGGCTTTGCAAACGGCGATTTATGCGCTTCCGGAACCGCAGAAGAAAGCGATCATGGGTTCCTATTATTCGCTGCAGACCCAACGGGAAATGTCGGAGGCGTGGAACGTGCCGATTGGCACCGTCAAATCGTGGGTGCGGTACGGGCTTGGCAATCTGCGCAGGCAAATGGAGAAGCAGGGCTGGGGGGATCAACTGGAAGGAGGAAGCCGGCATGAGCGAACAGATCGGTCTCAATAA